A window from Microbacterium ginsengiterrae encodes these proteins:
- a CDS encoding LacI family DNA-binding transcriptional regulator → MAMVASRAGVSGQTVSRVVNASPRVDPATRARVEQAMAELGYRPHPAARALRTGRSQTLGLVATTLATVGNSRMLQATAEAAERRGYALMVVTAVGDIAEAFARLQDQGVDGAVVLNEASALTRAADLPDGLRLVVVDAPAAHGFTAVSSDHAGGAAEATRHLLALGHDTVHHVAGPGDSFAASERERGWREALQDAGAPVPELVRGDWSADSGHAAAASLADATAVFSANDQMALGLIRALTEQGRRVPQEVSVIGFDDVPDAANYQPPLTTIRQDFTALAEAAVTALTADGGAARTPERVVIATRLVDRSSTR, encoded by the coding sequence ATGGCGATGGTCGCCAGTCGTGCCGGTGTTTCCGGCCAGACGGTGTCGCGCGTGGTGAACGCGAGCCCCCGCGTCGACCCCGCGACGCGCGCGCGTGTCGAACAGGCCATGGCCGAGCTCGGCTATCGCCCGCATCCTGCGGCCCGCGCGCTCCGGACCGGCCGTTCGCAGACACTCGGCCTCGTCGCCACGACTCTGGCGACCGTCGGCAACTCCCGGATGCTGCAGGCGACGGCGGAGGCCGCGGAACGACGGGGATACGCCCTCATGGTCGTCACCGCCGTCGGCGACATCGCAGAGGCCTTCGCGCGGTTGCAGGACCAGGGTGTGGACGGTGCCGTCGTACTCAACGAGGCATCGGCGCTCACCCGTGCCGCGGACCTGCCCGACGGTCTCCGGCTCGTCGTCGTCGACGCCCCGGCCGCGCACGGCTTCACGGCCGTGAGCAGCGATCACGCGGGCGGTGCCGCGGAGGCGACCCGCCATCTCCTCGCCCTCGGTCACGACACCGTGCACCACGTCGCGGGCCCGGGCGACTCGTTCGCCGCGTCCGAGCGGGAGCGCGGATGGCGAGAGGCTCTGCAGGATGCCGGCGCCCCGGTTCCCGAGCTCGTCCGGGGGGACTGGTCGGCGGACTCCGGGCACGCGGCGGCGGCGTCGCTCGCAGACGCGACGGCGGTCTTCAGCGCCAATGACCAGATGGCGCTCGGTCTGATCCGGGCTCTGACGGAGCAGGGGCGGCGAGTCCCGCAGGAGGTGAGCGTGATCGGGTTCGACGACGTGCCGGATGCCGCGAACTATCAGCCCCCGCTCACCACGATCCGACAGGACTTCACCGCGCTCGCCGAAGCGGCGGTGACGGCGCTGACCGCGGACGGCGGAGCGGCGCGGACACCGGAACGCGTCGTGATCGCGACGCGGCTCGTCGACAGGTCGAGCACGCGGTAG
- the galT gene encoding galactose-1-phosphate uridylyltransferase codes for MNTHHSPELRTTELGGGVVKRATTLADGRDLIYYDDPGTTLGPERSVDARTLGPRPDTASMRLDVLTGDWITVAANRQNRVMMPGADADPLAPQTPGNPSEVPSNYDVAVFENRSPAFGPALTEATGGAPAASNRPRGLDDLDALGLGRTRTAVGRCEVVCFSPDHSGSFGTQSVTRARTVIEALADRTAALSQLPGIQQVFPFENRGEAIGVTLPHPHGQIYAYPYVTPRTARTLESIDRTAPDLFQRILDHEQTSERVVLQGEHWTAFVPFAARWPLEVHLMPHRHVPDLAETTAAERDELAPLYLTLLRGVDAMYDTPTPYIAAWHQAPVNIGRDTARLHLQLTSPRRGADKLKFLAGSEAAMWAWAAEVTPEQGAERLREAIARTEAVTQ; via the coding sequence GTGAACACGCACCATTCTCCGGAGTTGCGCACGACGGAACTCGGTGGCGGCGTCGTCAAGCGCGCCACGACTCTCGCCGACGGGCGCGACCTCATCTACTACGACGACCCGGGCACCACCCTCGGCCCCGAGCGCTCCGTCGACGCCCGCACCCTCGGGCCGCGCCCCGACACCGCGAGCATGCGCCTCGATGTGCTCACCGGTGACTGGATCACGGTCGCCGCGAACCGACAGAACCGCGTCATGATGCCCGGCGCGGATGCCGATCCACTCGCCCCGCAGACGCCGGGCAACCCCTCCGAGGTCCCGTCGAACTACGACGTCGCCGTGTTCGAGAACCGCTCCCCCGCATTCGGCCCCGCACTCACCGAGGCCACCGGCGGAGCACCGGCCGCATCAAACCGCCCGCGTGGCCTGGACGACCTCGACGCACTCGGGCTCGGACGCACCCGCACGGCGGTCGGCCGCTGCGAGGTCGTCTGCTTCAGCCCCGACCACTCCGGCTCCTTCGGCACCCAGTCCGTCACCCGCGCCCGCACCGTGATCGAGGCCCTGGCCGACCGCACCGCCGCGCTGTCGCAGCTCCCCGGCATCCAGCAGGTGTTCCCGTTCGAGAACCGCGGTGAGGCGATCGGCGTCACGCTCCCCCACCCGCACGGTCAGATCTACGCCTACCCGTACGTCACTCCGCGCACGGCCCGCACGCTGGAGAGCATCGACCGCACCGCCCCTGACCTCTTCCAGCGCATCCTCGACCACGAGCAGACGTCCGAGCGCGTCGTGCTGCAAGGAGAGCACTGGACCGCGTTCGTCCCCTTCGCCGCACGCTGGCCCCTCGAGGTGCACCTCATGCCGCATCGGCACGTGCCCGACCTCGCCGAGACGACCGCGGCCGAGCGCGATGAGCTCGCCCCGCTGTACCTCACGCTGCTCCGAGGCGTGGATGCGATGTACGACACCCCGACGCCGTACATCGCCGCCTGGCATCAGGCACCGGTGAACATCGGGCGCGACACCGCGCGCCTGCACCTGCAGCTGACGAGCCCGCGCCGAGGAGCGGACAAGCTCAAGTTCCTGGCCGGCTCCGAGGCCGCCATGTGGGCGTGGGCGGCCGAGGTCACCCCCGAGCAGGGGGCCGAGCGGCTCCGAGAGGCCATCGCACGCACCGAGGCGGTGACACAGTGA
- the galK gene encoding galactokinase, whose product MNGDASGRPEDAAVALLRDLTGRAPEGVWSAPGRVNLIGEHTDYNDGYVLPFAIPHRTYAAVARRDDGRIRVASTFADRPVEVAVADLPGLFPASTPWAASDEWAAYPIGVAWALHLAGAAATGVDIAISSDVPVGAGLSSSAAIEGATASALNDLWGAALDGTALAGIGRRAENEAVGAPTGIMDQMASMLGETDSALFLDCRTLEARAVPLGMADAGLAILVIDTRVTHAHSSGGYRERRASCEEGARLMGVAALRDVSVGDLGRASALMNDVTFRRVRHVVTENQRVLDTVAAVHASSLEAVGDLLTASHASMRDDFEISVPELDTAVQTALDAGAIGARMTGGGFGGAAIALVAHAAVPAVSDAVTAAFAQSGFTAPHIFEVTPSAGARRDM is encoded by the coding sequence GTGAACGGCGACGCGTCCGGACGGCCGGAGGATGCGGCCGTCGCGCTGCTGCGCGACCTGACCGGCCGCGCACCGGAGGGCGTGTGGTCCGCGCCGGGGCGCGTGAACCTCATCGGTGAGCACACCGACTACAACGACGGGTACGTGCTGCCCTTCGCGATCCCGCACCGCACGTACGCCGCGGTCGCGCGACGCGATGACGGCCGCATCCGCGTCGCGTCGACGTTCGCGGATCGGCCGGTCGAGGTCGCCGTCGCCGACCTCCCCGGCCTCTTCCCCGCCTCGACCCCGTGGGCGGCGTCGGACGAGTGGGCCGCCTACCCGATCGGGGTCGCCTGGGCCCTGCACCTCGCGGGCGCCGCGGCCACAGGGGTGGACATCGCGATCTCCTCCGACGTCCCCGTCGGCGCCGGCCTGTCCTCCTCCGCGGCGATCGAGGGGGCGACGGCATCCGCGCTGAACGACCTCTGGGGCGCGGCTCTGGACGGCACCGCGCTCGCCGGAATCGGTCGTCGCGCCGAGAACGAGGCGGTCGGCGCACCGACGGGCATCATGGACCAGATGGCGTCGATGCTCGGCGAGACCGACTCCGCGCTCTTCCTGGACTGCCGCACGCTCGAGGCGCGGGCCGTCCCGCTCGGCATGGCCGATGCCGGTCTCGCCATCCTCGTCATCGACACCCGCGTGACCCACGCGCACTCGAGCGGCGGGTACCGCGAACGACGCGCGTCGTGCGAAGAGGGAGCGCGTCTCATGGGGGTCGCGGCGCTCCGCGACGTCTCCGTCGGCGATCTCGGCCGTGCGTCCGCTCTCATGAACGATGTGACCTTCCGCCGAGTGCGCCACGTCGTCACCGAGAATCAGCGTGTGCTCGACACCGTGGCGGCCGTGCACGCGAGCTCGCTCGAGGCGGTCGGTGACCTCCTCACCGCCTCGCACGCATCGATGCGGGACGACTTCGAGATCTCCGTCCCCGAGCTGGACACGGCGGTGCAGACGGCGCTGGATGCCGGGGCGATCGGCGCCCGCATGACCGGCGGAGGATTCGGCGGCGCCGCGATCGCGCTGGTCGCGCACGCGGCCGTTCCTGCCGTGTCGGATGCCGTGACGGCCGCGTTCGCGCAGTCGGGCTTCACCGCACCGCACATCTTCGAGGTCACACCGTCGGCCGGAGCGCGCCGCGACATGTGA
- the galE gene encoding UDP-glucose 4-epimerase GalE, translating into MSWIVTGGAGYIGAHVVRALADAGLSPVVLDDLSSGALSFVPEGVPFVQGSILDRELVERALREHDANGVIHVAGFKYAGVSVQRPLHTYAQNVEGTRVILEAMEAAGVHNIVFSSSAAVFGTPDEPLVVEDTPKRPASPYGESKLIGEWMLRDQAIATADSEHPLRHTSLRYFNVVGSADPTVYDVSPHNLFPIVFEALLAGRTPRIFGDDYDTPDGTNVRDYVHVGDIAAAHVAAAQRLAGGQSIEPAYNLGSGDGLSVKQIMDAMVRVTGIDFTPEIGPRRPGDPDRIVATGELAARDLDWKMRYTVDEMVRTGWEARRNAE; encoded by the coding sequence ATGTCCTGGATCGTCACCGGCGGCGCCGGCTACATCGGGGCGCACGTCGTCCGTGCACTCGCGGATGCCGGGCTGAGCCCGGTCGTCCTGGACGATCTCTCCAGCGGCGCCCTGTCGTTCGTCCCCGAGGGCGTGCCGTTCGTGCAGGGCAGCATCCTGGATCGGGAGCTCGTCGAGCGCGCCCTGCGTGAGCACGACGCGAACGGGGTCATCCACGTCGCCGGATTCAAGTACGCCGGCGTCTCGGTGCAGCGGCCGCTGCACACCTATGCGCAGAACGTCGAGGGCACCAGGGTGATCCTCGAGGCCATGGAAGCGGCGGGCGTCCACAACATCGTGTTCTCGTCATCGGCCGCGGTCTTCGGCACGCCGGATGAGCCGCTCGTCGTCGAGGACACCCCCAAGCGACCGGCGAGCCCCTACGGCGAATCGAAGCTCATCGGCGAGTGGATGCTGCGCGACCAGGCGATCGCGACGGCGGATTCGGAGCATCCTCTCCGCCACACCTCGCTGCGCTACTTCAACGTCGTCGGTTCGGCGGACCCCACCGTCTACGACGTCAGCCCGCACAACCTCTTCCCGATCGTGTTCGAGGCGCTGCTCGCCGGCCGCACGCCGCGCATCTTCGGCGACGACTACGACACCCCCGATGGCACGAACGTCCGCGACTACGTGCACGTCGGCGACATCGCCGCAGCGCATGTCGCCGCGGCGCAGCGTCTCGCCGGCGGGCAGAGCATCGAGCCGGCGTACAACCTCGGCTCCGGCGACGGCCTCTCCGTGAAGCAGATCATGGACGCCATGGTTCGCGTCACCGGGATCGACTTCACCCCCGAGATCGGCCCCCGCCGACCGGGAGATCCCGACCGCATCGTCGCCACCGGAGAACTCGCCGCGCGCGACCTGGACTGGAAGATGCGCTACACGGTCGACGAGATGGTGCGGACCGGCTGGGAAGCCCGCCGCAACGCGGAATGA
- a CDS encoding carboxylesterase/lipase family protein, protein MTDSPVVTTASGPVRGFWRDAGTPDVSAAFLGIPFAKPPTGQRRFAAPVPPEPWTEPLDATQYGATPLRISGDDNLIPEPAVPGKSTLNVNVFTPDPDGSRPVLVWIHGGGFTEGSPASHWYDGARFNRDGVVTVSISYRLGFDGFGEIAGAPTNRGVRDWIAALEWVQQNIAAFGGDPSRVTIGGQSAGGGAVLTLLGMPSVQHLFHQAIAISAALGDVPRETARERAERLAALGGVSADVEGYRSLTEKRIRQLQPQAATPRKGIGFLQDVLTVGLPWGPVIDGELIERPTVDSLARGIGADKPLLLGATDDEFTMVADDDASKFWWVPAGLLLWPFLRDRGVRRAWLRANKAQRAKGSVATAGRYVSDKVFRVLVPRVAEARRGDGADTWAYAFSWVSPVKKWACHCLDVPFWFDGLDRDKVANLAGPHPPQTLADQMHAAAVAMVTSGEPGWPAWSTTPGTARVFGGSGPDVTVDAYDSTLALL, encoded by the coding sequence ATGACCGATTCCCCCGTCGTCACCACCGCCTCCGGCCCCGTGCGCGGCTTCTGGCGCGACGCGGGCACGCCGGACGTCTCAGCGGCGTTCCTCGGCATCCCCTTCGCGAAGCCGCCGACGGGACAGCGTCGATTCGCCGCACCCGTGCCCCCTGAACCGTGGACCGAGCCGCTCGACGCCACGCAGTACGGCGCGACGCCGCTGCGCATCTCCGGTGACGACAACCTGATCCCGGAGCCGGCCGTCCCCGGCAAGAGCACGCTGAACGTCAACGTGTTCACGCCCGACCCCGACGGGTCGCGGCCGGTGCTCGTCTGGATCCACGGCGGCGGCTTCACCGAGGGGTCCCCCGCGAGTCACTGGTACGACGGGGCGCGGTTCAACCGGGACGGCGTCGTGACGGTGTCGATCTCGTACCGACTCGGGTTCGACGGGTTCGGGGAGATCGCCGGCGCGCCGACGAACCGCGGCGTGCGCGACTGGATCGCGGCCCTCGAGTGGGTGCAGCAGAACATCGCCGCCTTCGGCGGCGACCCGTCACGTGTCACGATCGGCGGACAGTCCGCCGGCGGCGGGGCGGTGCTCACCCTGCTCGGGATGCCGTCGGTGCAGCACCTGTTCCACCAGGCGATCGCGATCTCCGCCGCCCTCGGCGACGTGCCCCGAGAGACCGCCCGCGAGAGGGCCGAGCGACTCGCGGCCCTCGGAGGCGTCTCCGCCGACGTCGAGGGGTACCGCTCGCTCACCGAGAAGCGCATCCGACAGCTGCAGCCACAGGCGGCGACGCCTCGCAAGGGCATCGGATTCCTGCAGGACGTCCTCACCGTCGGCCTCCCCTGGGGACCGGTCATCGACGGCGAGCTCATCGAACGCCCCACCGTCGACTCGCTCGCCCGCGGCATCGGGGCCGACAAGCCGTTGCTGCTGGGAGCGACGGATGACGAGTTCACGATGGTCGCCGACGACGACGCCTCGAAGTTCTGGTGGGTTCCGGCCGGGCTCCTGCTGTGGCCCTTCCTCCGGGACCGTGGCGTCCGACGCGCCTGGCTGAGGGCGAACAAGGCGCAGCGCGCCAAGGGCAGCGTCGCCACGGCGGGGCGCTATGTCAGCGACAAGGTCTTCCGTGTGCTGGTTCCCCGGGTCGCCGAGGCACGGCGCGGCGACGGAGCGGACACGTGGGCATACGCGTTCTCATGGGTGTCCCCGGTGAAGAAGTGGGCATGCCACTGCCTCGATGTGCCCTTCTGGTTCGACGGGCTCGACCGGGACAAGGTCGCGAACCTCGCCGGCCCCCACCCGCCGCAGACGCTGGCGGATCAGATGCATGCGGCAGCGGTCGCGATGGTCACCTCAGGGGAACCGGGGTGGCCTGCATGGTCCACGACGCCCGGCACGGCGCGGGTGTTCGGCGGCAGCGGCCCTGATGTCACCGTGGACGCCTACGACAGCACCCTCGCCCTGCTCTGA
- a CDS encoding gluconokinase has translation MNAAPLVCVMGVSAVGKSTVGIALSDALGVPFVDADSLHSEANRSKMNAGIPLVDDDRWPWLDAVGAGFAAAADTGLVMACSALRRAYRDRIRAAAPDVVFAHLHGPRELLLARATARVDHFMPPSLLDSQLDTLEPLGADETGFVVTVDRTPDVLVAEIAERLAAPQD, from the coding sequence GTGAACGCCGCACCGCTGGTCTGCGTCATGGGGGTGTCGGCCGTGGGGAAGTCCACGGTCGGCATCGCCCTCTCCGACGCGCTGGGTGTGCCGTTCGTCGATGCCGACAGCCTCCACTCCGAGGCCAACCGCAGCAAGATGAACGCGGGGATCCCGCTCGTCGACGATGACCGCTGGCCGTGGCTCGACGCGGTCGGCGCGGGGTTCGCCGCTGCTGCCGACACCGGGCTCGTCATGGCGTGCAGTGCGCTGCGGCGGGCGTACCGGGACCGCATCCGCGCTGCGGCACCCGACGTCGTCTTCGCACACCTGCACGGGCCGAGGGAGCTTCTGCTCGCCCGCGCCACGGCGCGCGTCGATCACTTCATGCCGCCGTCCCTGCTGGATTCCCAGCTCGACACCCTCGAGCCGCTGGGCGCCGATGAGACGGGCTTCGTGGTCACCGTGGATCGCACGCCGGACGTGCTCGTCGCGGAGATCGCCGAGCGGCTGGCCGCCCCGCAGGACTGA
- a CDS encoding site-specific DNA-methyltransferase yields the protein MTSVPVADAVEAHESAAGTVSILQGDNLAVARTLPSSSFTLVYLDPPFNTGRAQERQVVTARRMRTTPENPDESADSAPETRGSGEDLRSHAPADGPREVRYGFHGHEYERVRGMLRTYDDRFDDYGAFLMPRLEEAWRLLADDGTLYLHLDYREAHYAKVMLDALFGRDAFLNELIWAYDYGAKSRRRWPTKHDTILVYVKTPGGHVFNADDIDREPYMAPGLVTPEKAARGKLPTDVWWHTIVPTTGREKTGYPTQKPEGILRRIVQASSRPGDKVLDLFAGSGTTGAVASALGRDAVLVDDNPEAIRVMQQRMPHAQVSVV from the coding sequence GTGACGTCCGTGCCCGTCGCTGACGCCGTGGAGGCGCACGAGTCGGCGGCCGGGACGGTGTCGATCCTTCAGGGCGACAACCTCGCGGTCGCGCGGACGCTGCCGTCGTCGTCCTTCACGCTCGTGTACCTCGATCCGCCGTTCAACACCGGCCGCGCGCAGGAGCGTCAGGTGGTCACCGCCCGCCGCATGCGCACAACTCCGGAGAATCCGGACGAATCCGCCGATTCGGCGCCGGAAACACGCGGATCCGGCGAAGATCTCCGGAGTCATGCTCCGGCGGACGGCCCACGCGAGGTCCGCTACGGATTCCACGGACACGAGTACGAGCGGGTACGGGGGATGCTGCGCACCTACGACGACCGGTTCGACGACTACGGAGCCTTCCTCATGCCCCGGCTGGAGGAGGCGTGGCGGCTGCTCGCGGACGACGGCACGCTGTACCTCCACCTCGACTACCGCGAGGCGCACTACGCCAAGGTCATGCTCGACGCCCTGTTCGGTCGCGACGCCTTCCTCAACGAACTCATCTGGGCGTACGACTACGGCGCGAAGTCCCGGCGGCGCTGGCCCACCAAGCACGACACGATCCTCGTGTACGTGAAGACGCCGGGCGGGCACGTCTTCAACGCCGACGACATCGATCGGGAGCCGTACATGGCCCCGGGGCTCGTGACGCCGGAGAAGGCCGCGCGCGGCAAGCTCCCGACCGACGTCTGGTGGCACACGATCGTCCCAACGACCGGCCGAGAGAAGACCGGATACCCGACCCAGAAGCCGGAGGGGATCCTGCGCCGCATCGTGCAGGCCTCCAGCCGTCCGGGAGACAAGGTGCTCGATCTCTTCGCCGGCTCAGGGACCACAGGGGCCGTCGCATCCGCGCTCGGACGGGACGCCGTCCTCGTCGACGACAACCCCGAGGCGATCAGAGTGATGCAGCAGCGGATGCCGCACGCACAGGTGAGCGTCGTCTGA
- a CDS encoding lipoyl protein ligase domain-containing protein, with the protein MHGEYKVPGGKLVVVDVEVAGGRLKDFRLAGDFFLEPDSALDDINAAVNGLPAESDATVIADAVRGALPAGAQLLGFTPESVGTAVRRALVTAPGWRDFDWEIVHEKAVSPRMNLALDEVLTSRVGEGRRRPTLRIWEWEQSAVVIGSFQSYRNEVDPEGAARHGFDVVRRISGGGAMLMAAGQIITYSLYVPASLVQGLTFADSYAFLDDWVLQALRSVGVDATYQPLNDIASPTGKIGGAAQKRLANGGVLHHATISYDIDGQVMTEVLRIGREKLSDKGTTSAAKRVDPLRTQTGLSRAEIIDSFKTTFRSLTGAEDGSITPDEYADAEALVESKFATDAWLHRVP; encoded by the coding sequence GTGCATGGTGAGTACAAGGTCCCCGGTGGAAAGCTCGTCGTCGTCGACGTCGAGGTCGCAGGCGGTCGTCTGAAGGATTTCCGCCTCGCCGGCGACTTCTTCCTCGAGCCCGATTCGGCGCTGGACGACATCAACGCGGCCGTGAACGGATTGCCGGCGGAGTCGGACGCCACGGTGATCGCGGATGCCGTGCGCGGGGCGCTCCCGGCCGGTGCGCAGCTGCTCGGCTTCACGCCGGAGTCCGTCGGCACCGCCGTGCGACGGGCTCTCGTCACCGCCCCGGGCTGGCGCGACTTCGACTGGGAGATCGTGCACGAGAAGGCGGTCTCCCCTCGGATGAACCTCGCGCTCGACGAGGTGCTCACGTCCCGCGTCGGCGAAGGGCGTCGCAGGCCGACGCTGCGCATCTGGGAATGGGAGCAGTCCGCCGTCGTCATCGGCTCCTTCCAGTCGTACCGGAACGAAGTCGACCCGGAGGGCGCCGCACGGCACGGGTTCGACGTGGTCCGCCGCATCTCCGGCGGTGGCGCCATGCTCATGGCCGCAGGGCAGATCATCACCTATTCGCTGTACGTTCCGGCATCCCTCGTGCAGGGTCTCACCTTCGCCGACTCGTACGCGTTCCTCGATGACTGGGTGCTGCAGGCGCTCCGCTCGGTCGGCGTCGACGCGACCTATCAGCCCCTCAACGACATCGCGAGCCCCACGGGCAAGATCGGCGGCGCCGCGCAGAAGCGGCTCGCCAACGGCGGAGTCCTCCACCACGCGACGATCTCGTACGACATCGACGGTCAGGTCATGACCGAGGTGCTGCGGATCGGGCGCGAGAAGCTCAGCGACAAGGGCACCACGTCCGCCGCCAAGCGCGTCGACCCGCTGCGCACCCAGACCGGGCTCAGCCGCGCGGAGATCATCGACAGCTTCAAGACCACGTTCCGCTCGCTCACCGGCGCGGAGGACGGTTCGATCACGCCGGACGAGTATGCCGATGCGGAGGCACTCGTCGAGTCGAAGTTCGCGACGGACGCCTGGCTGCATCGTGTGCCGTGA
- a CDS encoding alpha/beta fold hydrolase yields the protein MSQTSEFVDAHGVSIVYDVHAAEGTARGVVQLLHGVGEHAGRYGKLIAALTAAGFTVYADDHRGHGRTGIRQHGDPAKLGRLGKGGLRAAKEAIWQLTGIIRAAHPDLPLVLLGHSWGSFLAQMLVNDHPDAWDAVILSGSALRTIRDLNAAPLNARWEGAEATGYEWLSRDETVWREFDEDPLTTNVPLLKLFGPVEALKLYGRPAKNLGRDIPMLLMVGRDDPVGGPHSVHKLADEYRQRSGLTDVTTLVYPDARHEIFNERQQQEVRADLLAWLDTHIPAR from the coding sequence ATGTCCCAGACCTCGGAGTTCGTCGACGCGCACGGCGTGAGCATCGTCTACGACGTCCACGCCGCGGAGGGGACGGCACGCGGAGTCGTGCAGCTGCTGCACGGGGTGGGGGAGCACGCCGGACGATACGGCAAGCTCATCGCCGCCCTCACCGCGGCCGGATTCACCGTCTACGCCGACGATCACCGAGGGCACGGTCGCACCGGCATCCGCCAGCACGGGGATCCGGCGAAGCTGGGCCGGCTGGGCAAGGGCGGTCTGCGAGCGGCGAAGGAGGCGATCTGGCAGCTGACCGGGATCATCCGCGCCGCGCACCCCGACCTTCCTCTCGTGCTGCTCGGGCACTCCTGGGGATCCTTCCTCGCGCAGATGCTCGTCAACGACCACCCCGACGCATGGGATGCCGTCATCCTGTCCGGCTCTGCGCTGCGCACCATCCGCGATCTCAATGCCGCGCCGTTGAACGCGCGCTGGGAGGGCGCGGAGGCGACCGGTTACGAGTGGCTCAGCCGCGACGAGACCGTGTGGAGGGAGTTCGACGAGGACCCCCTCACCACCAATGTGCCGCTGCTGAAGCTGTTCGGCCCTGTCGAGGCGCTCAAACTCTACGGTCGCCCTGCGAAGAACCTCGGACGCGACATCCCCATGCTGCTCATGGTCGGGCGCGACGACCCGGTCGGCGGGCCGCACAGCGTGCACAAGCTCGCCGACGAGTACCGGCAGCGCTCCGGCCTCACCGATGTCACGACCCTCGTGTACCCGGACGCCCGTCACGAGATCTTCAACGAACGGCAGCAGCAGGAGGTCCGCGCCGACCTTCTCGCGTGGCTCGACACGCACATCCCGGCCCGCTGA
- a CDS encoding MarR family winged helix-turn-helix transcriptional regulator: MTDLDDLLHDTAVDLRMATFRLTRRLRRERAGDNLSDAHFAVLGNLNLHGRLAIGELAQRERVSAPTMSNTVDALVESGLVVRVPSEEDRRRVYIEITGAGTSVVTATVHKRDAALADALADLDFTDEELRVLREAAALMRKVAER, translated from the coding sequence ATGACTGATCTGGACGACCTCCTCCACGACACGGCCGTCGATCTCCGGATGGCCACTTTCCGCCTCACCAGGCGCCTGCGTCGCGAGCGCGCCGGTGACAACCTCAGCGATGCGCATTTCGCCGTCCTCGGCAACCTCAATCTGCACGGGCGCCTCGCCATCGGCGAACTCGCCCAGCGCGAGCGCGTCAGCGCTCCGACGATGTCGAACACCGTCGACGCGCTGGTCGAGAGCGGCCTCGTGGTGCGCGTCCCGTCCGAGGAGGACCGCCGGCGGGTCTACATCGAGATCACGGGTGCGGGCACGTCCGTCGTCACCGCGACCGTCCACAAGCGCGATGCCGCCCTGGCCGACGCCCTCGCCGACCTCGACTTCACCGACGAGGAGCTGCGCGTGCTGCGGGAAGCTGCAGCCCTGATGCGGAAGGTGGCCGAACGATGA